A portion of the Granulosicoccus antarcticus IMCC3135 genome contains these proteins:
- a CDS encoding sugar phosphate isomerase/epimerase family protein: MKNLKGPALFLAQFAGDEAPFNSWDSITKWAADCGYKGVQVPSWDARLFDLEKAATSKTYCDEFKGQALANGVEVTELSTHLQGQLVAVHPAYDDAFDGFADPSVRGNPKARQAWAVDQVMKAVSASANMGIKNHASFSGALAWPYMYPWPQRPAGLVETAFDELAARWRPILDHADESDVNICYEIHPGEDLHDGVTFEMFLERVDNHPRCNMLYDPSHYVLQCLDYLDNIDIYKDRIKMFHVKDAEFNPTGRQGVYSGYQPWVDRAGRFRSLGDGQVDFVSIFSKMAANDFDGWAVVEWECCLKHPEDGAREGAQFVADHIIRVTERAFDDFADSGTDEAANRKMLGID, from the coding sequence ATGAAAAACCTAAAAGGCCCTGCGCTGTTTTTGGCGCAATTTGCGGGTGATGAAGCCCCGTTCAATAGTTGGGACAGCATTACCAAGTGGGCCGCAGACTGCGGCTACAAAGGCGTGCAAGTACCGAGTTGGGATGCTCGTCTGTTTGACCTGGAAAAGGCGGCAACGAGCAAAACCTACTGCGACGAGTTCAAAGGTCAGGCTTTGGCAAATGGTGTGGAAGTCACCGAACTGTCCACACACTTGCAAGGTCAGCTGGTTGCGGTGCACCCGGCTTATGACGATGCATTTGACGGATTTGCAGATCCTTCTGTACGTGGTAATCCCAAGGCGCGTCAGGCCTGGGCTGTGGATCAGGTCATGAAAGCTGTTTCTGCTTCAGCCAACATGGGTATCAAGAACCACGCCTCGTTTTCCGGAGCGCTGGCCTGGCCCTATATGTATCCGTGGCCACAGCGTCCGGCAGGTCTGGTAGAAACCGCCTTTGACGAACTGGCTGCACGCTGGCGTCCGATTCTCGATCATGCCGATGAGAGCGATGTGAACATCTGCTATGAAATTCATCCGGGTGAAGATCTGCACGACGGTGTGACATTCGAGATGTTCCTGGAGCGTGTCGACAATCACCCGCGTTGCAATATGTTGTATGACCCGTCGCATTACGTTCTGCAATGCCTGGACTACCTCGACAACATCGATATCTACAAGGATCGCATCAAGATGTTTCACGTCAAGGATGCCGAGTTCAACCCAACCGGGCGGCAGGGCGTGTATTCAGGCTATCAACCCTGGGTAGATCGTGCGGGACGTTTCCGTTCGCTGGGCGATGGTCAGGTGGATTTTGTTTCCATCTTTTCAAAGATGGCTGCCAACGACTTTGACGGTTGGGCCGTTGTCGAATGGGAATGCTGCTTGAAGCATCCGGAAGACGGTGCACGCGAAGGCGCGCAATTCGTTGCAGATCATATTATTCGTGTCACAGAGCGAGCATTTGATGATTTCGCGGACAGCGGTACCGATGAGGCCGCCAATCGCAAGATGCTGGGGATTGACTGA
- a CDS encoding sugar ABC transporter ATP-binding protein translates to MSSPVLCLQNVSKSFGPIEVLHSINLTLHAGEVHALIGENGAGKSTAMKILAGYQSASDGVILLDGKPVVFDSLHDGENAGVVMIHQEFNLAEQLTVEQNIFLGREIRKGWLLDKSQMRRLTRSYLDRVECSVDPDALVSELSNSEKQMVEIAKALSRDARLLIMDEPTAVLTNRETKVLFEQVRLLRAAGAAILFTSHKLDEVADVSDQVTVMRDGAVVYSGPSAEIDEDGMATTMVGRDVSDLYPAKPGVPDEAETVLSVKDLTVPGYAQDLSFELKKGEILGIGGLVGSGRTEAMEGLCGLRAATAASIKLFGEQVRMKTPGDAQRRGLCYLTEDRKLRGLVLDWGMRENLTLQTLFKFGAFLVDRRAEEAALSDAIAEFDIRSGSRTVRVGNLSGGNQQKLLLAKVMLSEPRILIVDEPTRGIDIGTKQQIYVFLRKLAAQGHAIIVITSEMPELIGLADRIMVMRLGRIEGSLTGQDISEDSIVRLSMGLEATSSNTAAVSPLAQDRSL, encoded by the coding sequence ATGTCGAGCCCCGTTCTCTGCCTTCAAAACGTCAGCAAGTCCTTTGGTCCGATCGAAGTGCTGCACAGTATCAACCTGACACTGCACGCCGGTGAAGTGCACGCGTTGATTGGCGAGAACGGAGCTGGCAAATCAACGGCCATGAAAATCCTTGCAGGCTATCAGAGCGCAAGCGATGGTGTCATTTTGCTGGATGGCAAGCCTGTTGTCTTCGACAGTCTGCATGATGGTGAAAATGCTGGTGTCGTCATGATTCACCAGGAGTTCAATCTGGCGGAGCAACTCACCGTGGAGCAGAATATTTTCCTGGGTCGTGAGATCAGGAAAGGCTGGTTGCTGGACAAATCACAGATGCGGCGTTTGACACGAAGCTATCTGGATCGAGTCGAGTGCTCGGTTGATCCGGACGCTCTGGTGTCTGAGCTGTCGAACTCTGAAAAACAGATGGTAGAGATTGCCAAGGCCTTGTCGCGTGATGCGCGTTTGTTGATCATGGATGAGCCCACCGCTGTGTTGACCAACCGGGAAACCAAAGTGTTGTTTGAACAGGTTCGTCTATTGCGAGCTGCCGGAGCGGCAATCCTGTTTACCTCACACAAGCTCGATGAAGTAGCGGACGTCTCCGATCAAGTCACGGTTATGCGTGATGGTGCTGTGGTGTATTCAGGGCCGAGTGCAGAAATTGACGAGGACGGCATGGCAACGACGATGGTGGGACGTGACGTCTCGGACCTGTATCCGGCGAAGCCCGGTGTTCCCGATGAGGCTGAGACTGTTCTGTCAGTGAAGGATCTGACGGTTCCCGGCTATGCACAGGATTTGTCGTTTGAATTGAAAAAGGGTGAAATCCTGGGTATCGGTGGATTGGTTGGTTCGGGTCGAACCGAGGCGATGGAAGGCTTGTGTGGATTGCGCGCCGCCACCGCTGCATCGATTAAGCTATTTGGTGAGCAGGTGCGAATGAAAACACCCGGAGATGCACAACGCCGTGGTCTTTGCTACCTGACTGAAGATCGAAAGCTGCGAGGGCTGGTGCTTGATTGGGGGATGCGGGAGAACCTGACGTTGCAAACCTTGTTCAAGTTTGGCGCGTTTCTGGTAGACCGTCGGGCCGAAGAGGCCGCCTTGAGCGATGCTATTGCCGAGTTCGACATTCGTTCTGGCAGCCGCACGGTTCGGGTAGGGAATCTGTCCGGCGGGAATCAGCAAAAATTATTGCTGGCTAAAGTAATGTTATCCGAGCCTCGCATACTGATTGTTGATGAGCCTACTCGAGGTATCGACATAGGTACCAAGCAACAGATTTATGTCTTCTTGCGCAAGTTGGCCGCACAAGGGCACGCCATCATCGTGATCACCTCTGAAATGCCAGAATTGATTGGTCTGGCGGATCGCATCATGGTGATGCGACTGGGCCGGATCGAAGGTA
- a CDS encoding Gfo/Idh/MocA family protein: MSYVARVQLGMVGGGNDAFIGGVHRIASRIDDRFELVAGALSSTPEKSQASGEALGLPRVYDDFQQMAAAEAELDKGIEAVSIVTPNHMHFAVAKEFLARGIHVICDKPLTSTMEQAAEMAKAVESSKALFVLTHNYTAYPMIRQAKAMIEAGELGELRTVQAEYPQDWLTESLENEGLKQAEWRTDPMRSGAGGSIGDIGTHAHNLACFVTGLSVEKLAADLQCFGAGRKLDDNAHMMLRFAGGARGMLWCSQVAPGNENGLKLRVYGSKGGLEWSQEDPNYLWFTSQGKPRQLVTRSGAGASEAANALSRVPAGHPEGYLEGFANLYSEAADAIRAVQAGASREQAMGLLPGIEQGMAGMAFINACVESSAKDSAWVSL, from the coding sequence ATGTCATACGTGGCTCGGGTTCAGCTCGGGATGGTCGGTGGTGGTAACGATGCCTTCATTGGTGGCGTACACCGTATTGCATCGCGTATCGATGATCGCTTCGAGTTGGTGGCAGGTGCACTTTCCTCGACGCCAGAGAAGTCGCAAGCTTCAGGTGAGGCCCTGGGTTTGCCACGGGTCTATGATGACTTCCAGCAGATGGCGGCGGCGGAGGCCGAGCTGGATAAAGGCATTGAAGCGGTCTCTATCGTGACGCCAAACCATATGCATTTCGCTGTGGCGAAAGAATTCCTGGCACGTGGTATTCATGTCATTTGCGACAAGCCTTTGACCTCCACGATGGAGCAGGCCGCCGAGATGGCCAAGGCTGTAGAGAGCTCGAAAGCCTTGTTCGTGCTGACTCATAATTACACAGCTTATCCCATGATTCGTCAGGCCAAAGCCATGATTGAAGCGGGAGAGCTGGGGGAGCTTCGCACTGTACAGGCCGAGTATCCACAAGACTGGCTGACCGAGTCTTTGGAAAACGAAGGGCTGAAACAGGCTGAATGGCGAACCGATCCGATGCGCTCTGGTGCCGGTGGTTCGATAGGCGACATCGGCACTCATGCGCACAACCTGGCGTGTTTTGTAACCGGCTTGAGCGTTGAGAAGCTGGCAGCTGATCTGCAATGTTTTGGTGCCGGGCGCAAGCTGGATGACAACGCGCATATGATGTTGCGCTTTGCAGGTGGTGCGCGCGGTATGTTGTGGTGTAGTCAGGTGGCACCGGGCAACGAGAATGGCTTAAAGCTCCGGGTCTACGGCAGTAAAGGTGGCCTTGAGTGGAGTCAGGAAGATCCGAACTACTTGTGGTTCACCTCACAAGGAAAGCCCAGGCAGCTGGTGACTCGATCCGGGGCTGGGGCAAGTGAGGCTGCTAACGCCTTGTCTCGTGTTCCAGCAGGTCATCCAGAAGGCTATCTGGAAGGCTTTGCCAATCTGTACAGCGAAGCCGCTGATGCGATTCGTGCTGTACAAGCTGGAGCATCACGCGAACAGGCCATGGGTTTGTTACCAGGTATTGAGCAGGGCATGGCTGGTATGGCATTCATCAATGCTTGCGTTGAGTCTTCCGCAAAAGATTCGGCCTGGGTGAGTCTGTAA